The following coding sequences lie in one Myxococcus xanthus genomic window:
- the accC gene encoding acetyl-CoA carboxylase biotin carboxylase subunit: MFKKVLIANRGEIALRVIRACRELGIATVAVHSTADANALHVRFADEAVCIGPPASKESYLNVPQLLSAAEITRADAIHPGYGFLSENAEFAEVCENCKIRFIGPRPEMLRLMGNKVRARQAAREAGLPLLPGSPGTVKDPREAEAFAREIGFPVILKAAAGGGGKGMKIVREPGALAQAFSTAQAEAVASFSNGDLYIERYVEKPRHIEIQIVADEHGNIVHLNERECSVQRRHQKLIEESPSPALTPELRKRMGEVSVNAMRRLAYNNVGTIEYLLDERGEFYFMEMNTRIQVEHPVTELVTGVDLVSEQIRLAYGEPLRFKQEDIQIRGHAIECRVNAEDPITFAPWPGKITGYSVPGGYGVRVDSGAYENYTVLPYYDSLLSKLIVHADDRATAIRRMQRALGEYVVEGIRTNIPFHRAALAEESFQEGNYDTRFVERLLASETGSRRLKKAVEETP; the protein is encoded by the coding sequence GTGTTCAAGAAGGTGCTGATCGCCAACCGCGGGGAGATTGCCCTGCGGGTCATCCGCGCCTGCCGGGAGTTGGGCATCGCAACGGTCGCGGTGCACTCCACGGCGGACGCCAACGCGCTCCATGTCCGCTTCGCAGACGAGGCGGTGTGCATCGGCCCGCCGGCGTCCAAGGAGAGCTACCTCAACGTCCCGCAGCTGCTGTCCGCCGCCGAAATCACCCGCGCGGACGCCATCCACCCGGGCTACGGCTTCCTGTCGGAGAACGCCGAGTTCGCGGAGGTCTGCGAGAACTGCAAGATCCGCTTCATTGGCCCCCGGCCGGAGATGCTCCGGCTGATGGGCAACAAGGTGCGTGCCCGCCAGGCCGCGCGCGAGGCGGGACTGCCACTGCTTCCGGGCAGCCCGGGCACCGTGAAGGACCCGCGTGAGGCGGAGGCCTTCGCCCGCGAGATTGGCTTCCCCGTCATCCTCAAGGCGGCCGCTGGTGGCGGTGGCAAGGGGATGAAGATCGTCCGCGAGCCGGGCGCGCTGGCGCAGGCGTTCTCCACCGCGCAGGCGGAGGCCGTGGCGTCGTTCTCCAATGGCGACCTCTACATCGAGCGCTACGTGGAGAAGCCTCGCCACATCGAAATCCAGATTGTCGCGGACGAGCACGGCAACATCGTCCACCTCAACGAGCGTGAGTGCTCGGTGCAGCGCCGGCACCAGAAGCTCATCGAGGAGAGCCCGTCGCCGGCGCTGACGCCTGAGCTGCGCAAGCGCATGGGCGAGGTGTCCGTGAACGCCATGCGCAGGCTCGCGTACAACAACGTGGGCACCATCGAGTACCTGCTCGACGAGCGCGGCGAGTTCTACTTCATGGAGATGAACACGCGAATCCAGGTGGAGCACCCGGTGACGGAGCTCGTCACGGGCGTGGATCTGGTGAGCGAGCAGATCCGCCTGGCCTACGGGGAACCCCTGCGCTTCAAGCAGGAGGACATCCAGATTCGTGGCCACGCCATCGAGTGCCGGGTGAACGCCGAGGACCCCATCACCTTCGCCCCTTGGCCCGGGAAGATTACCGGCTACAGCGTGCCGGGCGGCTATGGGGTGCGCGTGGACTCGGGCGCCTACGAGAACTACACGGTGCTGCCGTACTACGACAGCCTGCTGTCGAAGCTCATCGTCCACGCGGATGACCGGGCCACGGCCATCCGCCGCATGCAGCGCGCCCTGGGCGAGTACGTCGTGGAAGGCATCCGCACCAACATCCCGTTCCACCGGGCTGCACTCGCGGAAGAGTCCTTCCAGGAGGGCAATTACGACACCCGGTTCGTGGAGCGCTTGCTCGCGAGCGAGACGGGCTCCCGGCGGCTCAAGAAGGCCGTCGAGGAGACGCCGTAG
- the accB gene encoding acetyl-CoA carboxylase biotin carboxyl carrier protein, with product MATKRKSTRAQSPARTEAASSGPADTGSTSLDVEALRQIVEILESSDVTRLVWKRGEEKLFIRRGQGPETTIVHHAAPAPVAASAGVEYTAPAAPRVAAPAPAAAPAAPAPAAEKPVEKPGHQVTSPFVGTFYRTPAPDQPPFVDVGSLVKKGQVLCIIEAMKLMNEIESEVSGRVAEILVENGRPVEFGQALFRIEVA from the coding sequence ATGGCAACGAAGCGCAAGTCGACCCGGGCCCAGTCGCCCGCGCGGACGGAGGCCGCCTCGAGCGGTCCCGCTGACACGGGGAGCACGTCCCTGGACGTGGAAGCCCTGCGGCAGATCGTGGAGATTCTTGAGTCCTCTGACGTCACGCGGCTGGTCTGGAAGCGCGGCGAGGAGAAGCTCTTCATCCGCCGCGGCCAGGGGCCCGAGACGACCATCGTCCATCACGCCGCGCCGGCTCCCGTCGCCGCGAGTGCCGGGGTGGAATACACCGCCCCGGCCGCTCCTCGCGTTGCCGCTCCGGCACCGGCCGCTGCTCCCGCGGCGCCGGCTCCGGCCGCCGAGAAGCCGGTGGAGAAGCCCGGCCACCAGGTGACGAGCCCCTTCGTGGGGACGTTCTACCGGACCCCGGCGCCGGACCAGCCTCCCTTCGTGGATGTGGGCTCCCTGGTGAAGAAGGGCCAGGTGCTCTGCATCATCGAAGCGATGAAGCTGATGAACGAGATTGAGTCCGAGGTCTCCGGCCGGGTGGCGGAGATCCTCGTGGAGAACGGCCGGCCGGTGGAGTTCGGCCAGGCGCTGTTCCGCATCGAAGTGGCCTGA
- the efp gene encoding elongation factor P, which produces MAGVIDTSEFRKGLKIEIDGEPFEIADFQHVKPGKGSAFVRTTIRSLLTGRVLQPTLKSGEKVGKPDIEEKDMQYLYVQGEEFYFMDTRNYEQTFLGEKVLGEAKNFLKENINVSVLFYNGKAIGVTLPNSVDLKVTQCDPGIRGDTVSGALKPAVLETGYSVNVPLFIEEGDVLKIDTRDGKYLTRVATRG; this is translated from the coding sequence ATGGCCGGTGTCATCGATACGTCCGAGTTCCGCAAGGGTCTGAAGATCGAAATCGACGGTGAGCCGTTTGAAATCGCCGATTTCCAGCACGTCAAGCCCGGCAAGGGCTCCGCGTTCGTGCGCACCACGATTCGTAGCCTCCTGACGGGCCGCGTGCTCCAGCCCACGCTGAAGTCCGGCGAGAAGGTGGGCAAGCCCGACATCGAAGAGAAGGACATGCAGTACCTCTATGTCCAGGGCGAAGAGTTCTACTTCATGGACACCCGCAACTACGAGCAGACCTTCCTCGGTGAGAAGGTGCTCGGAGAGGCGAAGAACTTCCTGAAGGAGAACATCAACGTCAGTGTCCTCTTCTACAATGGCAAGGCCATTGGTGTGACGCTGCCGAACTCCGTGGACCTCAAGGTCACCCAGTGTGACCCGGGCATCCGCGGCGATACCGTCTCCGGCGCGCTGAAGCCCGCCGTTCTGGAGACCGGCTACTCCGTCAACGTCCCGCTCTTCATCGAAGAGGGCGACGTGCTGAAGATTGATACGCGCGACGGCAAGTACCTGACGCGCGTGGCCACCAGGGGCTAG
- a CDS encoding roadblock/LC7 domain-containing protein, with the protein MSFRTHLESVVNQVDGALACSVMGFDGISVDTFQKDESAELDLNGAWVEYANLLTQLRNAAETLKTGTVSEVSVNSEKVLTVMRLVSPDYFLVLALHADGNFGKGRYVLRVTAPKVRAEL; encoded by the coding sequence ATGTCCTTCCGCACGCACCTCGAGTCGGTGGTCAACCAGGTCGATGGAGCCCTCGCGTGCAGCGTGATGGGCTTCGATGGCATCTCCGTCGACACGTTCCAGAAGGACGAGAGCGCCGAGCTGGACCTCAACGGCGCCTGGGTGGAGTACGCCAACCTCCTCACTCAGCTGCGCAACGCCGCGGAGACCCTCAAGACGGGCACCGTGAGTGAGGTCAGCGTCAACAGTGAGAAGGTGCTGACCGTGATGCGGCTGGTGTCACCGGACTACTTCCTGGTGCTCGCCCTTCACGCGGATGGCAACTTCGGCAAGGGCCGCTACGTGCTGCGCGTCACCGCACCCAAGGTGCGCGCCGAGCTCTAG
- the pilQ gene encoding type IV pilus secretin PilQ: MLEESAVTRGKWMLAAAWAVVLVGARVHGAELNTLRGLDVSRTGSGAQVVVTGTRPPTFTVFRLSGPERLVVDLSSADATGIKGHHEGSGPVSGVVASQFSDQRASVGRVLLALDKASQYDVRADGNRVVISVDGAAQSVEAKRAEPPARTEGVTASVEVKPHSVAAAAPAKVVQAESAPVSKAALPENVVAAEADEREVSNPAQHITAMSFADDTLSIRADGDIARYEVLELADPPRLAVDLFGVGLATRAPRVKSGALRDVRVGAHADKVRLVLDVRGTMPAYRVDRANRGLEVVLGRAVARKAAPAVETQAVVASVAEVEPLRQAPVKSEASPVVEVKDVRFEESSAGGRIVMKLSGTSAWKVDRPDPRSAVLTLENARLPKKFERSLDTSALDTPVKMISAFSVPGEGGKVRLVVAADGAIEEKVSQSAGTLSWRLDVKGVKTEEVAVAQRTAGFTTEAPAYAAEGAPQQARYRGKRVSFEFKDIDIQNLLRVIAEISKKNIVVADDVSGKVTIRLRNVPWDQALDLVLRTKALGKEEFGNIIRIAPLKTLEEEARLRQERKASLQRQEDLMVNLIPVNYAVAADMAARVKDVLSERGSVTVDQRTNVLIVKDVRSNTERARSLVRSLDTQTPQVLIESRIVEANTSFSRSLGVQWGGQARAGQATGNSTGLIFPNNLAVTGGVTGTGAGLPDNPNFAVNLPTGTGQGVGGAMGFTFGSAGGALQLNLRLSAAENEGSVKTISAPKVTTLDNNTARISQGVSIPFSQTSAQGVNTTFVEARLSLEVTPHITQDGSVLMSINASNNQPDPSSTGANGQPSIQRKEANTQVLVKDGDTTVIGGIYVRRGATQVNSVPFLSRIPVLGLLFKNNSETDTRQELLIFITPRILNRQTIAQTL; encoded by the coding sequence ATGCTCGAGGAGAGCGCTGTGACGAGGGGCAAGTGGATGTTGGCGGCCGCATGGGCGGTCGTTCTTGTGGGCGCCAGGGTGCATGGTGCCGAGCTGAATACGCTGCGGGGACTTGATGTGTCCCGCACGGGCTCGGGTGCCCAGGTGGTGGTGACCGGCACCCGGCCACCGACCTTTACCGTGTTCCGGCTGAGCGGGCCGGAGCGCCTTGTCGTGGACCTGTCGTCGGCGGATGCAACCGGCATCAAGGGACACCACGAGGGCTCTGGACCGGTTTCCGGTGTCGTGGCGTCACAGTTCTCTGATCAGCGCGCGAGCGTTGGCCGGGTGCTGCTGGCGCTGGACAAGGCGTCTCAGTATGACGTGCGCGCGGACGGAAACCGGGTCGTCATCTCCGTGGATGGTGCCGCGCAGTCCGTTGAAGCGAAGCGCGCCGAGCCTCCGGCCAGGACGGAAGGGGTGACCGCGTCGGTGGAGGTGAAGCCACACTCGGTCGCTGCCGCAGCTCCCGCCAAAGTGGTGCAGGCTGAATCAGCGCCTGTCTCCAAGGCCGCGCTCCCGGAAAACGTGGTGGCTGCCGAGGCTGATGAGCGGGAGGTGTCGAATCCGGCCCAGCACATCACTGCCATGTCGTTCGCGGACGATACGCTCAGCATTCGTGCGGATGGTGACATCGCCCGCTACGAGGTACTGGAGCTTGCCGACCCGCCTCGGCTCGCGGTCGACCTGTTTGGTGTCGGCCTCGCGACGCGTGCTCCTCGCGTGAAGTCGGGGGCGCTGCGCGATGTACGTGTGGGCGCGCATGCAGACAAGGTTCGCCTGGTGCTGGACGTGCGCGGAACGATGCCTGCCTACCGAGTGGACCGCGCGAACCGTGGCCTCGAGGTGGTGCTTGGACGTGCGGTTGCGCGGAAGGCTGCGCCGGCCGTTGAGACCCAGGCAGTCGTAGCCTCCGTGGCAGAAGTCGAGCCGCTGCGTCAGGCGCCCGTGAAGTCCGAAGCCTCCCCCGTGGTCGAGGTGAAGGACGTGCGCTTCGAGGAGAGCAGCGCGGGGGGCCGCATTGTGATGAAGCTGTCGGGCACCTCCGCGTGGAAGGTGGACCGGCCGGATCCTCGCAGCGCGGTGCTGACGCTGGAAAACGCGCGCCTTCCGAAGAAGTTCGAGCGCAGCCTCGACACCAGTGCGTTGGATACGCCGGTGAAGATGATCAGCGCCTTCAGTGTTCCGGGAGAGGGCGGCAAGGTGCGTCTTGTGGTGGCCGCCGATGGTGCCATTGAAGAAAAGGTATCCCAGAGCGCGGGAACGCTGTCGTGGCGTCTGGATGTGAAGGGCGTGAAGACGGAGGAGGTGGCCGTGGCTCAGCGTACCGCTGGCTTCACCACCGAGGCGCCTGCCTACGCCGCAGAGGGCGCGCCCCAGCAGGCCCGCTACCGTGGGAAGCGCGTATCCTTCGAGTTCAAGGACATCGACATCCAGAATCTCCTCCGCGTCATCGCGGAGATCTCCAAGAAGAACATCGTGGTGGCGGATGATGTCAGTGGCAAGGTGACCATCCGCCTGCGCAATGTCCCCTGGGATCAGGCGCTGGATCTCGTCCTCCGTACCAAGGCGCTGGGCAAGGAGGAGTTCGGCAACATCATCCGAATCGCTCCCCTGAAGACGCTCGAGGAGGAGGCCCGGCTGCGTCAAGAGCGCAAGGCGTCGCTCCAGCGGCAGGAGGACCTGATGGTCAACCTCATCCCGGTCAACTACGCCGTGGCTGCCGATATGGCGGCGAGGGTGAAGGACGTGCTGAGTGAGCGAGGTTCGGTGACGGTGGATCAGCGCACCAACGTCCTCATCGTCAAGGACGTGCGTTCCAACACGGAGCGCGCCCGCTCGCTGGTGCGCAGCCTGGATACGCAGACGCCGCAAGTGCTCATCGAGAGCCGCATCGTAGAAGCCAACACCAGCTTTAGCCGGTCGCTGGGCGTTCAGTGGGGTGGTCAGGCTCGCGCGGGGCAGGCGACTGGAAACTCAACTGGTCTCATCTTCCCGAACAACCTGGCCGTGACGGGTGGCGTTACGGGGACCGGCGCAGGTCTCCCTGATAATCCGAACTTTGCGGTCAATCTGCCCACTGGTACTGGACAGGGTGTGGGCGGCGCCATGGGATTCACGTTCGGTTCGGCGGGCGGGGCGCTTCAGCTCAACCTGCGTCTGTCTGCGGCAGAGAACGAGGGCTCGGTGAAGACCATCTCCGCGCCGAAGGTGACGACGCTGGACAACAACACGGCCCGCATCAGCCAGGGTGTGTCCATTCCCTTCAGCCAGACGTCGGCGCAGGGTGTGAACACCACCTTCGTGGAAGCGCGTCTGTCGTTGGAGGTGACGCCGCACATCACCCAGGATGGCAGCGTTCTGATGTCCATCAATGCGTCCAACAACCAGCCTGACCCGTCCAGCACGGGTGCCAACGGTCAGCCTTCCATTCAGCGCAAGGAAGCCAACACCCAGGTGCTCGTGAAGGATGGCGACACGACGGTCATCGGTGGCATCTACGTTCGCCGCGGCGCAACGCAGGTCAATTCGGTGCCGTTCCTGTCGCGGATTCCGGTGCTGGGCCTGCTCTTCAAGAACAACTCGGAGACCGACACCCGGCAGGAACTGCTCATCTTCATCACGCCCCGCATTCTCAACCGGCAGACCATCGCGCAGACCCTGTAG